A stretch of the Polyangium spumosum genome encodes the following:
- a CDS encoding protein kinase domain-containing protein — protein sequence MKSRYELQEKLGEGGFGVVHRAVDKETGQVVAIKILKDRSPDGKARFQREALMLYKELDNPFIVDLVDHDLEAEEPYIVLEFCDQGSLRNLIGKLTWRSVAGILVQVIEGLRAIHDKKGFHRDLKPDNLLVKTEEPRTFVVKIADFGLARVPGVGTMMTRGPGGTRGYIAREILEGDAFSAAADIYSLGVVVTELLTGARDPSALQNADLPPAFRNLVLDMTSDKPENRPDAGRIAAVLLSLLNPPPVQIPQQQRAPVANPSAASGLSAPVVIGGLLLTVAAFTALAALAEGRPEWDESVRRYRGKDGRFKKP from the coding sequence GTGAAGAGTCGATACGAACTACAGGAGAAGCTTGGCGAGGGTGGCTTCGGGGTCGTCCATCGAGCCGTCGACAAGGAGACCGGGCAGGTCGTGGCCATCAAGATCCTGAAGGATCGAAGCCCCGACGGGAAGGCCCGCTTCCAGCGCGAGGCCCTGATGCTCTACAAGGAGCTCGACAACCCGTTCATCGTGGATCTCGTCGACCATGACCTCGAGGCCGAGGAGCCGTACATCGTCCTCGAGTTCTGCGATCAGGGCTCGCTCCGCAACCTGATCGGTAAATTGACCTGGCGGTCCGTGGCCGGGATCCTGGTCCAGGTGATCGAGGGGTTGCGAGCCATCCACGACAAGAAGGGGTTTCATCGTGACCTCAAGCCCGACAATTTGCTTGTAAAGACCGAGGAGCCTCGCACGTTCGTCGTGAAAATTGCCGATTTTGGCCTGGCGCGGGTTCCTGGCGTCGGAACCATGATGACGAGAGGCCCCGGAGGTACACGAGGGTACATCGCCCGAGAGATTCTCGAGGGCGATGCATTCAGCGCCGCAGCGGACATTTATTCGCTCGGCGTCGTGGTCACGGAGCTCTTGACCGGCGCAAGGGACCCGTCGGCTCTCCAGAACGCGGACCTGCCCCCGGCGTTCCGGAACCTCGTCCTCGATATGACGAGCGACAAGCCCGAGAACCGCCCGGACGCTGGTCGGATCGCGGCGGTGCTCCTATCCCTGCTCAATCCGCCGCCCGTGCAGATTCCCCAGCAGCAGCGGGCGCCCGTGGCAAACCCATCCGCCGCATCGGGGTTGTCGGCGCCCGTCGTGATCGGCGGTTTGCTCCTGACCGTCGCGGCGTTCACGGCCCTCGCCGCGCTCGCCGAGGGGCGTCCGGAGTGGGACGAGAGCGTTCGACGATACCGAGGGAAGGATGGTCGATTCAAGAAGCCGTGA
- a CDS encoding NACHT domain-containing protein produces MPAAGGPTTQSGIHYQDALAALYLGRMCDPRERPLRDHVREVRVEAPAEVDDIEIVFAHGGRSWIQAKERIRVGSEEWVTAWQSFENRRFAADFGKEDRLVLWLGMTSTTHEAVAEAARRACYARDPEEWWNDLSSEQQTAVNAVQGLLSEVNRNHETLFALLAATAIEIAPTERLRRDFVPQWMPQCHETSSESLFDILVSKAASGARYRRIFTAAQLLQELREQGIRIVDVRPGVAAYRAAIGRLYGPMSIPGTSLVGMTKSSFLWPTLRVWERERPRVLLDDEYVQEAGDPVDPHALPEGARSRVVIVSGAGGGKSALLRALAHRHADSVWVPVLISLADLARSQRPIAAFLDEEVSTKFGISVDWTELAESGMLLLLLDGLDELSLRERTQVLEAVTTFSARFPDVPWILTARETGALAAPMGARILELQPLRDDQIEAFCSGWLPSGHEGKAQQIAIAIARSREVRRMARVPLLLCLMVDHAMTQFTPLPARRTELIERYIATLLRPDAHKPTTTLPDDLKLRSAAEQLAFAALERGGVEVSSRDAMRVLSESPAQLLSALKSCGVLREQVGAYSFVFPLIQEYLAGCYIQEHLPHEVVRRFSEDISRPWAQALVFAIEQSNDADALINRILELPDDAFQTTLMAVGRCVANGARVTPATRKRIGDALAERWKSQTAPSGVGKLIADGFVHPMSESVRQRLENGEGLHEGGAEIIVAAEDDSLTESVLRAVCAVGFPGHVTAWQVAIDRIAARAASIYLERARQTITKFPEREVMWLAYLLSKLATAPTFDDPRMRAAVDPDMNPLIRLAALVRLRKLGEGSDEKLVSNALTDFWKHELPHPSPVFDLICNAMWELPDPVSAWRRELRRIESVELHTSPRDWWLHEMSPQEAYWRPLMCSIADKTPAEAAVRCLRELEREERLAGGRLHATWLTRAFLGDSDAFAAVTEHLPNLRRSDIVAWLQLVGRHSYDVVAKGILRLISVERAARLELSHMLAFVLTHELEVRNPWSGSSGRARRLHAAAGEGGRVLRAWADEAATGS; encoded by the coding sequence ATGCCGGCCGCCGGTGGACCGACCACACAGTCCGGCATCCACTACCAGGATGCGCTGGCCGCCCTCTATCTCGGGCGCATGTGTGATCCGCGAGAGCGGCCGCTGAGAGATCACGTGCGCGAGGTACGCGTCGAGGCACCCGCAGAAGTAGATGACATTGAAATCGTGTTCGCTCACGGCGGGCGCAGCTGGATACAGGCGAAAGAGCGGATTCGCGTCGGAAGCGAAGAATGGGTAACCGCGTGGCAAAGCTTTGAGAACAGGCGATTTGCGGCCGATTTCGGCAAGGAAGATCGCTTGGTGCTTTGGCTTGGGATGACGTCAACCACGCACGAAGCTGTTGCCGAGGCAGCTCGCCGCGCGTGTTATGCAAGAGACCCTGAGGAGTGGTGGAACGATCTGTCGAGCGAACAGCAGACCGCTGTCAACGCCGTCCAGGGGTTGCTTTCTGAAGTGAATCGCAACCACGAGACGCTGTTCGCGCTGCTAGCAGCGACGGCGATTGAGATTGCGCCAACGGAGCGATTGCGAAGGGATTTTGTCCCTCAGTGGATGCCGCAATGCCATGAGACATCATCGGAAAGCTTGTTCGATATACTTGTCTCCAAGGCTGCGTCCGGTGCGCGGTATCGGCGCATCTTTACTGCGGCTCAATTGCTCCAGGAGCTGCGGGAGCAAGGAATTCGGATCGTCGACGTCCGCCCGGGGGTCGCTGCATACCGGGCTGCAATTGGTCGACTCTATGGGCCAATGAGTATCCCCGGAACTTCTCTCGTCGGTATGACGAAGAGTTCCTTTCTATGGCCGACGCTGAGGGTTTGGGAACGTGAGCGTCCGCGCGTCCTGCTCGACGATGAGTACGTCCAAGAGGCCGGCGATCCGGTGGACCCGCACGCACTACCCGAAGGCGCCCGCTCACGAGTCGTGATCGTTTCAGGGGCGGGTGGGGGAAAGTCGGCGCTGCTTCGTGCGCTCGCCCATCGGCATGCCGACTCAGTCTGGGTCCCCGTCCTCATCTCACTTGCGGACTTGGCCCGCTCACAACGTCCGATAGCTGCGTTCCTGGACGAAGAGGTGTCGACCAAATTCGGCATCTCTGTCGACTGGACAGAGCTCGCTGAGAGCGGAATGCTGCTGCTCCTGCTCGACGGGCTCGATGAATTGTCGCTGCGCGAGAGAACTCAAGTCCTGGAAGCTGTGACGACGTTCTCAGCGCGCTTCCCAGACGTTCCCTGGATTCTAACTGCTCGTGAGACCGGAGCCTTGGCGGCGCCAATGGGCGCGCGCATTCTCGAACTGCAACCCCTGAGAGATGACCAGATCGAAGCATTCTGCTCAGGGTGGTTACCGTCAGGTCACGAAGGGAAGGCGCAGCAGATTGCTATCGCTATCGCCCGCAGCCGCGAAGTCCGGCGCATGGCAAGGGTCCCATTGCTGTTGTGTCTCATGGTCGACCATGCGATGACACAGTTCACGCCGCTGCCGGCCCGTCGAACGGAGCTGATCGAGCGCTATATCGCCACGCTCCTCCGTCCTGACGCTCACAAACCAACCACAACGTTGCCGGACGATTTGAAGCTTCGCAGCGCGGCAGAGCAGCTCGCGTTCGCCGCGCTTGAACGCGGGGGCGTAGAGGTGTCGTCCCGAGACGCAATGCGCGTCCTCTCGGAGTCGCCGGCACAACTACTCTCCGCCCTTAAGTCGTGTGGCGTGCTCCGCGAGCAAGTAGGCGCGTATAGCTTCGTGTTCCCACTGATCCAAGAGTATCTCGCCGGGTGCTACATCCAAGAGCATCTTCCCCATGAAGTCGTGCGACGCTTTTCGGAGGATATTTCTCGGCCTTGGGCGCAAGCACTCGTGTTTGCCATCGAACAGTCGAACGATGCGGACGCACTCATCAATCGCATTCTGGAACTGCCCGATGACGCATTTCAAACAACACTGATGGCGGTCGGAAGGTGCGTTGCGAACGGGGCACGGGTGACGCCCGCCACTCGTAAGCGCATCGGGGATGCGCTCGCCGAGCGCTGGAAGTCGCAGACCGCACCGTCTGGCGTCGGAAAGCTGATCGCGGACGGGTTCGTTCATCCCATGTCCGAAAGTGTACGGCAGCGCCTCGAGAACGGGGAAGGTCTGCACGAAGGGGGAGCCGAGATCATCGTGGCCGCGGAAGATGACTCGCTTACCGAGTCCGTGCTTCGAGCGGTGTGTGCTGTAGGATTCCCGGGGCATGTGACAGCGTGGCAGGTAGCGATCGATCGAATTGCCGCTCGGGCAGCATCAATTTATCTGGAGCGCGCCCGTCAAACGATCACAAAATTCCCTGAGCGTGAAGTGATGTGGTTGGCGTACCTGCTGAGCAAGCTCGCGACCGCACCTACTTTCGACGATCCGCGCATGCGTGCTGCTGTTGATCCGGACATGAATCCTTTGATTCGTCTGGCGGCTCTTGTGCGACTGAGAAAGCTCGGCGAAGGCAGCGACGAGAAGCTGGTTAGTAACGCGCTGACCGACTTCTGGAAACATGAACTCCCTCACCCGTCTCCGGTATTCGACCTAATCTGCAACGCGATGTGGGAGTTGCCGGATCCCGTCTCGGCCTGGCGACGAGAACTACGTCGAATCGAGTCGGTTGAACTTCACACATCCCCGCGCGACTGGTGGCTCCACGAGATGTCACCTCAAGAGGCATACTGGCGGCCATTGATGTGTAGCATCGCCGACAAGACGCCTGCCGAAGCGGCGGTTAGATGTCTGCGTGAGCTTGAACGTGAGGAGCGCCTTGCTGGGGGGCGCCTGCACGCCACTTGGCTTACGCGCGCGTTCCTTGGCGATAGTGACGCATTCGCAGCCGTTACCGAACACCTTCCCAACTTGCGGCGTTCCGACATCGTTGCCTGGTTGCAGCTCGTGGGACGGCACAGTTACGATGTCGTCGCCAAGGGCATCTTGCGGCTGATATCAGTCGAGAGAGCTGCGCGGCTAGAGCTGTCCCATATGCTCGCGTTCGTGCTTACCCACGAGTTGGAGGTTCGGAACCCATGGAGCGGTTCGAGCGGACGTGCGCGTCGTCTGCATGCGGCAGCCGGCGAGGGGGGTCGGGTACTGCGCGCCTGGGCAGACGAAGCGGCTACTGGGTCGTAA
- a CDS encoding sigma 54-interacting transcriptional regulator, translating to MTRPGLPPTTEEHRPPTAEQADRGRPVLLAAFPESAALPTPPLGKPVGRLWLADAGIVDAKVSGQHLAFMFEGGRWKVEDLGSRNFTYRNGHRLEAGTKVPIEDGTVLRIGGTLLVFREAYRGPLRPVEPLGSLVGPFGLTDVRAAVAAIGVRRMHPVLIEGPTGTGKEALAQEVARALGRLHKYTAVNVAGIPETLFEGQLFGWERGAFSGSVEARPGVLRSHHGGAVFLDELGELPTSSQPKLLRVLDGHGVMSLGGARELPVDVAIVAATNRDLTECVERGTFRRDLLARFTYRVRLPSLAKRPEDLFAMMRALWERRYGQLDFGRMRVDVEAVELLMLQGWPGNVRDLDRVVASMDPGMGIKLSAVEQVLGVRASPAAPPPTVEAIEKAIAEAGNKSEAARRLGISRGYLQRRLDEKKGK from the coding sequence ATGACCCGACCCGGTTTGCCACCGACCACCGAGGAGCATCGACCACCGACCGCCGAGCAAGCGGACCGCGGGCGCCCCGTCTTGCTCGCGGCATTCCCTGAATCAGCCGCCTTACCGACGCCTCCGCTGGGTAAGCCGGTCGGGCGTCTTTGGCTTGCAGACGCCGGCATCGTCGATGCCAAGGTCTCCGGCCAGCACCTTGCGTTCATGTTCGAGGGAGGGCGCTGGAAGGTCGAAGACCTCGGCTCGCGCAATTTTACTTACCGGAACGGGCACCGGCTCGAAGCTGGGACGAAGGTGCCCATCGAGGATGGCACGGTTTTGCGCATCGGCGGCACGTTGCTCGTTTTTCGGGAGGCGTATCGAGGCCCGCTTCGACCCGTGGAGCCGCTGGGAAGCCTCGTCGGGCCTTTCGGACTCACGGACGTTCGCGCGGCCGTGGCGGCAATCGGCGTGCGTCGAATGCATCCCGTGCTGATCGAAGGTCCGACGGGAACCGGAAAGGAGGCGCTGGCGCAGGAGGTGGCGCGGGCGCTCGGTCGATTGCACAAGTACACGGCCGTCAACGTGGCCGGTATCCCGGAGACGCTCTTCGAGGGACAGCTCTTCGGCTGGGAACGAGGAGCATTTTCGGGGAGCGTGGAGGCCAGGCCGGGAGTGCTGCGATCACACCACGGCGGTGCCGTTTTTCTGGACGAACTCGGGGAGTTGCCGACCTCTTCGCAGCCGAAGCTCTTGCGCGTACTCGATGGTCACGGCGTGATGTCCCTGGGCGGTGCACGTGAGCTGCCGGTCGACGTCGCCATCGTCGCCGCGACGAATCGGGACCTCACCGAATGTGTCGAGCGAGGCACGTTCCGGCGGGATCTGCTGGCGCGATTCACCTATCGCGTTCGCTTGCCGTCGCTCGCAAAGCGTCCCGAAGACCTTTTTGCCATGATGAGGGCGCTCTGGGAACGTAGGTATGGGCAGCTCGATTTCGGGCGGATGCGCGTCGACGTCGAGGCGGTCGAGCTCTTGATGCTCCAGGGGTGGCCGGGCAACGTTCGGGATCTGGACCGCGTGGTTGCATCGATGGATCCAGGGATGGGCATCAAGCTATCGGCGGTCGAGCAGGTGCTCGGGGTGCGCGCATCTCCGGCTGCGCCACCACCCACAGTCGAGGCAATCGAGAAAGCGATCGCGGAGGCTGGCAATAAATCGGAGGCTGCAAGACGGCTGGGGATTTCGCGGGGATACTTGCAGCGGCGGCTCGACGAGAAGAAAGGGAAGTGA
- the hsdR gene encoding EcoAI/FtnUII family type I restriction enzme subunit R, producing the protein MNKKALSERDITTKFVLPALTRPSSGWDLSLQIREEFTLTADRVTTKPRAGQHRIPNTGKRADIVLFYKPNLPVAVIEVKDNNHAVGAGMQQALAYAELLGIPLAYSTNGDAFLEHDLSGTSKKIERELPIDRFPTPDELWRRYCAFRKIGPAEEAVAAQDWYPGTEDKTPRYYQIKAVNLTVEAIAKGQSRVLLVMATGTGKTFTAFQIIWRLWKAGVKKRVLFLADRNVLIDQARNNDFQPLGKALTKIKHRMVDKSFEIYMALYQGVSGSEEAKNIYKQFTPGFFDLVIVDECHRGSAAEDSAWREILEYFKSATQIGLTATPKETETVSNIDYFGEPIFTYSLREGIADGFLAPYKVIRVEFDKDVDGYSPGKGKFDKYGQLVPDRTYQRKDFDRTVVLEKRTPLVAQKVTEYLKQTGDRFAKTIVFCEDIEHADRMRSALVQENADLVVDHPRYVRKITGDDAVGKHELDDFILPASRYPVIATTSKLLTTGVDAQTCKLIVIDQEIGSMTEFKQIIGRGTRLREDYGKFWFTIMDFRGVTRHFADEKFDGPPEQIYEPKEGDPIAPPEDDDIDEPPPSPSAARRGTRRTKYYIDDEEVSVIREDVHRYDAAGKRIEVPVEAHARVVLLEVCKSRKDLRRLWLAVEKRGELLGELERQGVATGDLAVKYGEGYATYDLLAHAGFGAPLVPRRERAKNDGVEQVLARHKGLARKVLEGLVAKFVDEGLEALDDAEQLKLRPFDKMGTLVELVRAFGDRGKFEKAVAALEGALYDDA; encoded by the coding sequence ATGAACAAAAAGGCCCTCAGCGAACGCGACATCACGACGAAGTTCGTCCTCCCCGCGCTGACGCGTCCTTCCTCCGGCTGGGACCTCTCCCTTCAGATCCGCGAGGAGTTCACCCTCACCGCCGACCGCGTCACCACGAAGCCCCGCGCCGGCCAGCACCGGATCCCCAACACCGGCAAGCGCGCGGACATCGTCCTCTTCTACAAGCCGAACCTCCCCGTCGCCGTCATCGAGGTCAAGGACAACAACCACGCCGTCGGCGCCGGCATGCAGCAGGCGCTCGCGTACGCCGAGCTCCTCGGCATCCCCCTCGCCTACAGCACCAACGGGGACGCGTTCCTCGAGCACGACCTCTCCGGCACCTCGAAGAAGATCGAGCGCGAGCTCCCCATCGACCGCTTCCCTACCCCCGACGAGCTCTGGCGTCGCTACTGCGCCTTCCGGAAGATCGGGCCCGCCGAGGAGGCCGTCGCCGCGCAGGATTGGTATCCCGGGACCGAGGACAAGACGCCGCGATATTACCAGATCAAGGCCGTCAATCTCACGGTCGAGGCCATCGCCAAGGGGCAGTCGCGGGTGCTGCTCGTCATGGCCACCGGGACGGGGAAGACGTTCACCGCGTTCCAGATCATCTGGCGGCTCTGGAAAGCAGGGGTCAAGAAGCGCGTCCTCTTCCTCGCCGATCGCAACGTCCTCATCGACCAGGCCCGCAACAACGATTTCCAGCCGCTCGGCAAGGCGCTCACCAAGATCAAGCATCGCATGGTCGACAAGTCCTTCGAGATCTACATGGCCCTCTACCAGGGGGTCTCGGGCTCGGAGGAGGCGAAGAACATCTACAAGCAGTTCACGCCCGGTTTTTTCGACCTCGTGATCGTCGACGAGTGCCACCGGGGCAGCGCCGCGGAGGACTCGGCCTGGCGGGAGATCCTCGAATACTTCAAGTCGGCGACGCAGATCGGGCTCACGGCGACGCCCAAGGAGACGGAGACCGTCTCCAATATCGATTACTTCGGCGAGCCGATCTTCACGTACTCGCTCCGCGAGGGCATCGCGGATGGGTTCCTCGCGCCGTACAAGGTGATCCGGGTCGAGTTCGACAAGGACGTGGACGGGTACAGCCCCGGCAAGGGGAAGTTCGACAAGTACGGGCAGCTCGTCCCGGATCGGACCTACCAGCGCAAGGATTTCGATCGTACCGTGGTGCTCGAAAAACGCACCCCGCTCGTCGCCCAGAAGGTCACCGAGTATCTGAAGCAGACGGGGGACCGGTTCGCGAAGACCATCGTTTTCTGCGAGGACATCGAGCACGCCGATCGGATGCGGTCCGCGCTCGTCCAGGAGAACGCCGATCTCGTTGTCGACCACCCGCGCTACGTCCGAAAGATCACGGGCGACGACGCGGTGGGCAAGCACGAGCTCGATGATTTCATCCTGCCGGCCTCTCGTTATCCGGTGATTGCGACGACGTCGAAGCTCCTCACCACGGGCGTCGACGCGCAGACCTGCAAGCTCATTGTCATCGACCAGGAGATCGGCTCGATGACCGAGTTCAAGCAGATCATCGGCCGCGGGACGCGGCTGCGCGAGGATTACGGCAAGTTCTGGTTCACGATCATGGACTTCCGTGGGGTCACGCGGCATTTCGCGGACGAGAAGTTCGACGGTCCGCCCGAGCAGATTTACGAGCCCAAAGAAGGGGATCCGATCGCCCCGCCCGAGGACGACGATATCGACGAGCCGCCGCCTTCGCCCTCGGCTGCACGGCGCGGGACCCGTCGGACGAAGTATTACATCGACGACGAGGAGGTGTCCGTCATCCGCGAAGACGTGCACCGGTACGATGCCGCCGGCAAGCGCATCGAGGTGCCCGTCGAGGCGCATGCGCGCGTGGTGCTGCTGGAGGTCTGCAAATCACGCAAGGATCTTCGGCGGCTCTGGCTCGCCGTGGAGAAGCGGGGCGAGTTGCTCGGGGAGCTCGAACGGCAGGGCGTCGCGACGGGTGATCTCGCCGTCAAGTACGGCGAGGGGTACGCCACCTACGATCTCCTCGCGCACGCCGGGTTCGGGGCGCCGCTCGTTCCGCGTCGGGAGCGGGCCAAGAACGACGGTGTGGAGCAGGTCCTCGCCCGGCACAAGGGGCTGGCGCGCAAGGTGCTCGAAGGGCTCGTCGCGAAGTTCGTCGACGAGGGGCTCGAGGCGCTCGACGACGCCGAGCAGCTCAAACTGCGGCCCTTCGACAAGATGGGCACCCTCGTGGAGCTCGTGCGCGCCTTCGGCGATCGGGGGAAGTTCGAGAAGGCGGTCGCCGCGCTCGAAGGCGCGCTCTACGACGACGCTTGA
- a CDS encoding protein kinase domain-containing protein — translation MEINAGARVNRYELKRRLGKGGQGSVWEASDVLDDGAPRALKLIALRELEKGAAERAWREAQALQGVSHPGLVPCRELFRDSVEDLIGLVFDLVQGQSLAAAARDARMRSEYRIAVLDQLAAVLAHVHALGIVHRDLKPDNILVTDAFWSAPFTPGGVKLVDFGISAPAGNPSPITTFGAVVGTTPYLPPELVFPGPSSPDREGFARDVFAFGVLGWELLFGAHPTGLPPDALLPAYHDAYRAAWEQRLPWPPPGSESPWVATLRACLALDPRRRPANGGALRDILRTGSASLSGATQAHAAPTAAHVPPTSAQTPVFFTEGMSTPPVGPPPRGPTASSPSGYYPPAPQSIPPPPTRSGSKNGPNLPFLLLALAGAAALGAFVLWLFMRGKSDANSSEGIPIDFNPKNVPTATVRPTVVESPPANLSLPCCDSRGGCQSGRACNPDHCEDKPLIEQTWSLRVTGAVAIEGNRDLTGTHPRAMVCMRNERTGERACAPMSNIARDGGDRVHVLRASTKDLAYGRILVRIVEGTKDLYPEQRIADNREGFKSSVLCRGLRLRVGPRETAPVHVLVYLD, via the coding sequence GTGGAGATCAACGCTGGGGCCCGCGTCAACCGCTACGAACTGAAGAGACGTCTTGGAAAAGGCGGGCAGGGGTCTGTCTGGGAAGCATCCGATGTCCTCGATGACGGCGCTCCTCGTGCGCTCAAGCTGATCGCCCTCCGCGAGCTCGAGAAGGGCGCGGCAGAGCGGGCATGGCGCGAGGCGCAGGCCCTCCAGGGCGTGTCGCACCCCGGGCTCGTCCCGTGCCGCGAGCTGTTCAGGGACTCGGTCGAGGATCTCATCGGGCTCGTCTTCGACCTCGTGCAGGGACAATCCCTGGCTGCGGCGGCTCGGGATGCTCGCATGAGGTCCGAGTATCGGATCGCCGTGCTCGACCAGCTCGCAGCGGTCCTCGCGCACGTGCATGCGCTCGGTATCGTTCATCGGGATCTCAAACCCGACAACATCCTCGTGACCGATGCGTTCTGGTCTGCCCCCTTCACGCCGGGCGGCGTCAAGCTTGTGGATTTCGGCATATCGGCGCCCGCGGGCAATCCCTCGCCGATCACGACGTTCGGGGCCGTCGTCGGTACCACCCCCTACCTCCCGCCCGAGCTCGTTTTCCCCGGACCATCGTCGCCGGATCGGGAGGGCTTTGCCCGTGATGTATTCGCCTTCGGCGTGCTCGGCTGGGAGCTTCTTTTCGGCGCACACCCTACGGGTTTGCCCCCGGATGCTCTGCTGCCGGCCTACCACGACGCATACCGCGCGGCCTGGGAGCAGCGTCTACCATGGCCGCCGCCTGGGTCCGAAAGCCCCTGGGTAGCGACCCTCCGCGCGTGTCTTGCGCTCGATCCTCGCCGCCGCCCTGCCAATGGCGGCGCATTGCGCGACATCCTGCGCACGGGGAGCGCTTCGCTTTCCGGGGCCACGCAAGCGCACGCGGCGCCGACGGCCGCGCACGTCCCGCCAACATCGGCGCAGACGCCCGTATTCTTCACCGAGGGGATGTCTACGCCGCCCGTCGGGCCTCCTCCCAGAGGTCCGACAGCCAGTTCTCCAAGCGGGTATTATCCTCCGGCACCGCAGTCCATTCCGCCTCCTCCAACCCGCTCTGGCTCGAAGAACGGACCGAACTTGCCGTTCCTCTTGCTAGCACTCGCAGGGGCCGCCGCGTTAGGCGCGTTCGTACTTTGGTTGTTCATGCGCGGGAAATCCGATGCCAACTCCAGCGAAGGCATCCCCATCGACTTCAATCCGAAGAACGTCCCCACGGCGACGGTGCGGCCGACCGTCGTCGAGTCGCCCCCCGCAAATCTATCCTTGCCTTGCTGCGACAGTCGAGGCGGGTGTCAGTCAGGGCGTGCGTGCAATCCGGATCATTGCGAGGACAAGCCCCTCATCGAGCAAACCTGGAGCCTCCGCGTAACAGGGGCCGTGGCGATCGAGGGGAACAGGGATCTGACGGGTACCCACCCGCGCGCGATGGTATGCATGCGCAATGAGAGGACCGGTGAGCGCGCCTGCGCCCCGATGTCGAACATCGCGCGCGACGGCGGAGACCGCGTGCACGTCCTGCGTGCGAGCACGAAGGACCTGGCGTACGGCCGCATCCTCGTACGTATCGTCGAGGGGACCAAGGATCTTTACCCCGAACAGCGAATTGCCGATAATCGAGAAGGTTTCAAGAGCTCGGTTCTCTGCCGGGGGCTCAGGCTGCGCGTCGGCCCCCGCGAGACCGCGCCCGTCCATGTACTCGTTTATCTGGACTGA
- a CDS encoding type I restriction-modification system subunit M encodes MAIGTTIKTIQDIMRKDTGVDGDAQRIGQLVWMLFLKILDDREIEKETARKRYRSPIPDELRWGAWAADPEGITGDELLKFVNNELFPGLKGLPGADPLSTVIRSVFEDAYNYMKSGHLLRQVVNKLNDIDFNRSADRHEIGGIYEQVLSDLRGAGNAGEYYTPRAVTAFMVERVDPKLGETVLDPACGTGGFLACAIEHLREKYKKTEADEQTIQASIRGIEKKPLPHLLCMTNMVLHEIDAPTQIRRDNALRRSVADYGKKDKVDVIVTNPPFGGIEEDGIENSFPGAFRTRETADLFLYLLTVLLRDGGRAALVLPDGTLFGEGVKTRLKERLLTECDLHTIVRLPKGVFAPYTGIKTNLLFFTKGKPTTEVWYYEHPYPPGYKSYSKTKPMRIEEFEPERKWWSKRKETDQAWKVSIEEIKQRGYNLDIKNPRAVEDGPGDAEELLREYRAISAEVAEVRDRLRDELRAALEGAAR; translated from the coding sequence ATGGCCATCGGTACGACGATCAAGACGATCCAGGACATCATGCGCAAGGACACGGGCGTCGACGGCGACGCCCAGCGCATCGGCCAGCTCGTCTGGATGCTTTTCCTCAAGATTCTCGACGATCGCGAGATCGAGAAGGAGACGGCGCGGAAGCGGTACCGCTCGCCGATCCCGGACGAGCTGCGCTGGGGGGCCTGGGCCGCGGATCCGGAGGGGATCACGGGGGACGAGCTGCTCAAGTTCGTCAACAACGAGCTTTTCCCCGGGCTGAAGGGGCTTCCCGGCGCGGATCCACTGTCGACCGTGATTCGCAGCGTGTTCGAGGATGCCTACAATTACATGAAGAGTGGGCATCTGCTGCGGCAGGTGGTGAACAAGCTCAATGATATCGACTTCAATCGTTCGGCGGATCGGCACGAGATCGGGGGGATCTACGAGCAGGTCCTGAGTGATCTGCGCGGAGCGGGCAATGCGGGCGAGTATTACACGCCGCGCGCGGTGACGGCGTTCATGGTGGAGCGGGTCGATCCGAAGCTCGGAGAGACGGTGCTCGATCCGGCGTGCGGGACGGGCGGGTTTCTGGCCTGTGCGATCGAGCATCTGCGGGAGAAGTACAAGAAGACGGAAGCCGACGAGCAGACGATCCAGGCTTCGATCCGCGGGATCGAGAAGAAGCCGCTGCCGCACCTGCTTTGCATGACGAACATGGTGCTGCACGAGATCGATGCGCCGACGCAGATCCGCAGGGACAATGCGCTGAGGCGCTCGGTGGCCGATTACGGGAAGAAGGACAAGGTCGATGTCATCGTGACGAACCCTCCGTTCGGGGGGATCGAGGAGGATGGGATCGAGAATTCGTTCCCGGGGGCGTTTCGGACGCGGGAGACGGCGGACCTGTTTCTGTATTTGCTGACCGTGCTCTTGCGGGATGGTGGGCGGGCTGCGCTGGTTCTGCCGGATGGGACGTTGTTCGGCGAGGGCGTGAAGACGCGGCTCAAGGAGCGGCTGCTCACGGAGTGTGATCTGCACACGATTGTCCGGCTGCCGAAGGGGGTTTTCGCTCCGTACACGGGGATCAAGACGAACCTTCTGTTCTTCACGAAAGGGAAGCCGACCACGGAGGTCTGGTACTACGAGCATCCGTATCCGCCGGGGTACAAGAGTTACTCGAAGACCAAGCCGATGCGGATCGAGGAGTTCGAGCCCGAGCGCAAGTGGTGGAGCAAGCGCAAGGAGACGGATCAGGCCTGGAAGGTTTCGATCGAGGAGATCAAGCAGCGGGGGTACAACCTCGATATCAAGAATCCGCGAGCCGTGGAGGATGGGCCGGGGGATGCGGAGGAGTTGCTCCGGGAGTATCGGGCGATCTCTGCGGAGGTGGCGGAGGTGCGGGATCGGCTCAGGGATGAGCTGCGGGCGGCGCTGGAAGGGGCGGCGCGATGA